The following are encoded in a window of Artemia franciscana chromosome 5, ASM3288406v1, whole genome shotgun sequence genomic DNA:
- the LOC136026758 gene encoding ER lumen protein-retaining receptor 1-like → MNIFRLLGDVSHLVAIIILLLKIWKSRSCAGISLKSQLLFALVFTARYLDLFTNFISVYNTCMKIVFLVASYGTIYLIFFKFRVTYDSSHDTFRVEFLIFPSLILSLAVNHAFTVMEVLWSFSILLESVAIFPQLFMVSKTGEAESITSHYLFALGSYRGLYILNWVYRYYSEGFVDWIAILAGVIQTILYCDFFYLYITKVLKGKKLQLPT, encoded by the coding sequence ATGAATATATTCCGGCTTTTAGGAGATGTTTCTCACCTTGTGGCAATTATAATCCTTTTACTGAAAATATGGAAATCACGTTCATGTGCTGGGATATCATTAAAATCGCAACTGTTGTTTGCCCTGGTCTTTACAGCTAGATATCTTGACCTGTTCACCAATTTCATATCCGTTTATAATACATGCATGAAGATTGTTTTCCTTGTTGCTTCTTATGGCACCATCTACTTGATATTCTTCAAATTCAGAGTAACATATGATTCTAGTCATGACACATTCAGGGTGGAGTTTCTGATTTTCCCTTCTTTAATCCTGTCATTAGCTGTCAATCATGCCTTTACTGTGATGGAGGTCCTTTGGTCATTCAGCATTCTCCTAGAATCTGTTGCTATATTTCCACAACTGTTTATGGTCTCCAAAACTGGCGAAGCCGAATCAATCACATCCCATTACCTTTTTGCTCTTGGCTCATACAGAGGTCTTTACATTTTGAACTGGGTCTACCGGTATTATTCTGAAGGCTTTGTTGATTGGATTGCTATTTTAGCTGGAGTTATTCAGACTATTTTGTATTGCGACTTCTTCTACTTGTATATTACAAAAGTATTGAAGGGAAAGAAACTGCAGCTTCCGACCTAA